One stretch of Candidatus Baltobacteraceae bacterium DNA includes these proteins:
- a CDS encoding proline racemase family protein has product MTATTLSVVDSHTEGEPTRVIVDGWPELHGSTMAARRDECSQKWDTLRSAAVLEPRGHSAIVAAILTPPVTANAVVGVIFCNNIGYIGMCGHGTIGVVRTLEFLGRISPGRVSIDTPVGTVSAELSDDHHVTIENVPSKCTQRDVRLEVPGFGVITGDVAYGGNWFFMAQVPELSLRLDNVPALLRASLAIREALRHATITGDDAAEIDHIELFGAPLRPDADARSFVLCPGGSYDRSPCGTGTSAKMMSLYERGKLELDAPWRQESITGGLFVGSLHKRNGSLIPKIRATAHITGEATLHLSSDDPYRFGIVGT; this is encoded by the coding sequence ATGACGGCGACCACTTTGAGCGTCGTCGATTCGCACACCGAGGGCGAACCAACCCGTGTGATAGTCGACGGCTGGCCCGAGCTGCACGGTTCGACGATGGCCGCGCGACGCGATGAGTGCTCCCAAAAGTGGGATACTCTTCGCTCGGCCGCGGTTCTCGAACCGCGCGGCCATTCCGCGATCGTCGCCGCGATTCTCACGCCACCGGTTACTGCAAACGCAGTCGTCGGCGTAATCTTTTGCAACAACATCGGCTATATCGGCATGTGCGGTCACGGAACGATCGGCGTTGTCCGCACGCTCGAATTTCTGGGTCGAATCTCGCCTGGCCGAGTGTCAATCGATACGCCCGTCGGCACCGTCTCCGCTGAACTTAGCGACGACCATCACGTGACGATCGAAAATGTGCCGAGCAAATGTACGCAGCGCGACGTAAGACTCGAGGTGCCAGGTTTCGGCGTGATTACGGGCGACGTCGCGTACGGCGGCAATTGGTTTTTTATGGCGCAGGTGCCAGAACTCTCTCTTCGATTGGACAACGTTCCGGCGCTTTTGCGTGCATCGCTCGCCATTCGCGAAGCGCTTCGTCACGCGACGATTACGGGTGACGACGCTGCCGAGATTGATCACATCGAGCTCTTTGGAGCACCGTTACGTCCGGACGCCGACGCGCGCTCCTTCGTGTTGTGTCCGGGCGGAAGTTACGATCGTTCGCCTTGCGGGACAGGTACGTCAGCAAAAATGATGTCGCTTTACGAGCGCGGCAAGCTCGAGCTCGACGCACCTTGGCGTCAAGAGAGCATCACAGGAGGCCTCTTCGTCGGGAGCCTCCACAAGAGAAATGGGAGCCTTATTCCTAAGATCCGCGCTACCGCTCACATTACAGGCGAAGCAACGCTCCATCTTAGCAGCGACGATCCTTATCGATTTGGAATCGTCGGGACATGA
- a CDS encoding FAD-binding oxidoreductase yields MTLRVGIIGGGVIGSSIAYFLSADPAFDGSVAVVEKDSTYEIASSALSVSSIRQQFSSDINIKISQFGIEFLRNLSDYLGTEDNRPDVGLVERGYLYLVADSGLQTLRQNYEVQRQNGVDVALLDVNVLRERFPWIATDGLALGSLGLSGEGWFDGYLLLQSFRKKAMAQGVEYVSGNVVDIGVVGERARSVHLSDGTQCDFDVVVNAAGPWAATIADMLDTPLPVRARRRCVYHFSSAEETPNCPLVIDKSGVWFRPEGNGIVCGFTPEPEDDLDGMELRVDHKAFENFVWPTLAERVPSFDTIRVLRSWAGYYEMNTFDQTGIVGRHPALTNVYFANGFSGHGLQQSPAVGRGVAELIAHGTYQTLDLTPLSYERILRNEPLLELNVI; encoded by the coding sequence ATGACGCTGCGTGTAGGCATTATTGGCGGGGGCGTGATTGGAAGTTCCATCGCCTACTTTCTCAGCGCGGATCCGGCGTTCGACGGCTCGGTCGCCGTTGTCGAGAAAGACTCAACGTACGAGATAGCGTCGTCCGCTCTCAGCGTAAGTTCTATACGGCAGCAGTTTTCGTCGGACATCAATATAAAAATCTCACAGTTCGGAATCGAGTTCTTGCGAAATCTTTCCGACTATCTCGGGACCGAGGACAACCGGCCTGATGTCGGATTGGTTGAGCGAGGCTACCTCTATTTGGTTGCGGATTCAGGTCTGCAGACACTTCGTCAAAATTACGAGGTTCAGCGTCAGAACGGTGTCGACGTCGCCTTACTCGATGTTAACGTTTTGCGCGAGCGCTTTCCGTGGATTGCCACTGACGGTTTAGCGCTTGGAAGTCTTGGACTATCCGGAGAGGGATGGTTCGACGGCTATCTCTTGCTGCAATCCTTTCGAAAGAAAGCGATGGCACAAGGCGTGGAATACGTCTCCGGCAACGTCGTCGACATTGGTGTCGTCGGCGAGCGCGCGCGCTCCGTTCATCTTTCAGACGGAACGCAATGCGACTTCGACGTTGTCGTCAATGCTGCCGGCCCATGGGCTGCAACAATCGCAGACATGCTCGACACGCCTCTCCCGGTTCGAGCGCGCCGGCGTTGTGTTTATCACTTTTCGTCTGCAGAGGAGACGCCGAATTGTCCGCTCGTTATCGACAAATCGGGAGTTTGGTTCCGTCCGGAGGGCAACGGGATTGTCTGCGGCTTCACTCCGGAACCCGAGGATGATCTAGACGGCATGGAGCTACGGGTCGACCACAAAGCGTTTGAAAATTTCGTATGGCCGACTCTCGCGGAACGCGTGCCAAGTTTCGACACCATTCGGGTTTTGAGGTCGTGGGCCGGTTATTACGAGATGAACACCTTCGACCAAACCGGCATCGTCGGGCGTCATCCCGCTTTGACGAACGTGTATTTCGCAAATGGCTTTAGCGGCCATGGACTTCAGCAGTCACCAGCGGTCGGGCGTGGTGTCGCGGAGTTGATCGCGCACGGTACTTATCAGACGCTCGACCTAACGCCACTTTCTTACGAACGTATCTTGCGAAATGAGCCTCTCTTGGAGCTGAACGTCATATGA
- a CDS encoding aldehyde dehydrogenase family protein codes for MQRAELAAEVAKILSDLGVRPSASGKSSLNVTSPIDGQTLAEIGMPEAEQRASAVRDAQEAFLRWREVPGPRRGELVRLFGEELRKAKTVLAGLVTIEAGKITTEGLGEVQEMIDICDFAVGLSRQLYGLTITSERSQHRMMEMWNPLGVVGIISAFNFPVAVWAWNAALAIVCGNSVVWKPSEKTPLCALAAQALFERACARFGDAPPNLSSVILGGSDAALELAENPAVRLVSATGSTKMGSVIGPRVAARFGRSVLELGGNNGGIVCQSADLELTLTAVAFGAMGTAGQRCTTLRRLFVHEAAYDTFLARLKRVYGAAPVGDPRDGRTLIGPLIDARAFESMQKSLEEARGSGGTVYGGERVTIDAHPDGFYVKPALVEMPSPSPLLRTETFAPVLYVLSFRSLDEAIRMHNDVPQGLSSSIFTTDLRESEIFMSAVGSDCGIVNVNIGPSGAEIGGAFGGEKDTGGGRVAGSDSWKSYMRRVTTTINFAKTLSLSQGVIFEVA; via the coding sequence ATGCAGCGTGCTGAACTCGCTGCCGAAGTAGCGAAAATACTCTCTGACCTCGGCGTGCGTCCGAGTGCTTCAGGCAAAAGCTCGCTCAACGTAACGTCTCCAATCGATGGACAAACGCTCGCGGAGATAGGAATGCCGGAAGCCGAGCAACGAGCGTCAGCCGTTCGTGACGCACAGGAGGCCTTTCTCCGCTGGCGCGAGGTACCTGGGCCACGCCGAGGAGAGCTCGTCCGACTATTCGGCGAGGAACTGCGCAAAGCGAAGACCGTTTTGGCGGGGCTCGTCACGATCGAAGCCGGCAAGATCACGACGGAAGGCTTGGGCGAAGTCCAAGAAATGATCGATATTTGCGATTTCGCGGTCGGTCTTTCACGGCAACTCTACGGACTGACGATCACATCCGAGCGTAGTCAGCACCGGATGATGGAGATGTGGAACCCGCTCGGCGTGGTCGGAATAATTTCGGCGTTTAACTTTCCGGTTGCGGTTTGGGCCTGGAACGCGGCTCTCGCCATCGTTTGCGGAAATTCCGTGGTGTGGAAGCCATCGGAGAAGACGCCTCTGTGCGCGCTCGCCGCTCAGGCGCTCTTCGAGCGCGCTTGTGCGCGATTCGGTGACGCGCCGCCGAATTTATCGTCTGTCATCCTCGGGGGAAGTGACGCAGCGCTGGAGTTGGCCGAAAATCCAGCGGTTCGACTCGTCTCCGCGACCGGATCGACAAAAATGGGCAGCGTCATCGGTCCGCGCGTTGCTGCTCGTTTCGGACGCAGCGTTCTGGAGCTGGGCGGAAATAACGGCGGAATAGTATGCCAATCTGCAGATCTCGAGCTCACACTGACCGCCGTCGCCTTTGGTGCGATGGGTACCGCAGGTCAGCGTTGCACGACGCTAAGGCGCTTGTTCGTTCACGAAGCGGCCTACGACACGTTCCTTGCACGTCTTAAGCGCGTTTACGGCGCTGCGCCGGTTGGTGATCCCCGCGATGGCCGGACACTGATCGGGCCTCTCATCGATGCTAGAGCATTCGAATCCATGCAGAAATCGTTAGAAGAGGCGCGCGGGTCCGGAGGCACGGTTTACGGCGGCGAGCGCGTCACGATCGATGCGCATCCGGACGGGTTTTATGTCAAACCAGCGCTCGTCGAGATGCCCTCACCGTCGCCGCTTTTAAGGACAGAGACGTTCGCGCCCGTACTCTACGTACTTTCGTTCCGCAGCCTCGATGAAGCAATACGCATGCATAATGACGTGCCGCAAGGTCTCTCGTCGTCGATCTTTACAACCGATCTTCGCGAATCAGAGATTTTTATGTCGGCGGTCGGATCTGACTGCGGCATCGTCAATGTAAATATCGGGCCATCAGGCGCTGAGATCGGGGGCGCCTTTGGCGGCGAAAAGGACACGGGCGGCGGACGCGTAGCCGGGTCGGATAGTTGGAAGAGCTATATGCGACGCGTCACGACAACGATCAACTTTGCGAAGACGTTGTCTTTGTCTCAGGGAGTCATTTTCGAGGTAGCGTAA
- a CDS encoding acetamidase/formamidase family protein, whose amino-acid sequence MRVTPSASWHNRWHPDIPSIETVKPGELVKIETRDALNGEVKPGTTAVDLENFLGTVVHPLTGPLRIEGARPGDLLAVHIEKIKPAKTGYTCFFGPNFGFLRDVFNYVGVVHWEIDGKRARSPEIPGIVIPGAPFMGVMGVSPSHELLKLATSREAELKKRGFPVDLPDSRDAMPPDEPIASTALRTIPPRENGGNIDIKQLIAGTILYLPVLVDGANFSTGDAHFAQGDGESCGAAIEMAATVHARFEVLKGEAKRREQREPSYSGAYAHDRVRAPGKPYYATTGSAEEMSLAARSALLAMIAYLVDARGFTQDQAYCICSVAVDLHVSQIVDMPNFTVSAFLPLDIFTR is encoded by the coding sequence GTGCGAGTCACCCCGAGCGCAAGTTGGCACAACCGTTGGCATCCCGACATTCCGTCGATTGAGACCGTTAAGCCGGGCGAGCTTGTCAAGATTGAAACGCGCGATGCGCTGAACGGCGAGGTCAAACCGGGTACGACTGCGGTGGATCTCGAGAACTTTCTTGGCACCGTCGTGCACCCGTTGACCGGACCGCTCCGCATCGAAGGCGCACGACCCGGCGATCTGCTTGCGGTGCATATCGAAAAAATCAAACCTGCAAAAACCGGCTACACGTGTTTTTTCGGACCCAATTTTGGATTCTTGCGCGACGTCTTCAACTACGTGGGAGTCGTGCACTGGGAGATCGACGGGAAGCGTGCGCGCTCGCCGGAGATTCCCGGTATCGTCATTCCCGGCGCGCCGTTTATGGGCGTGATGGGCGTTTCGCCGTCGCACGAGCTCTTGAAGCTCGCCACGTCGCGGGAGGCCGAGCTGAAGAAACGCGGATTTCCGGTCGATCTTCCCGATTCACGTGACGCAATGCCGCCGGACGAACCAATCGCGAGTACGGCGTTGCGCACGATTCCGCCGCGCGAGAACGGCGGCAACATCGATATCAAGCAGCTCATCGCGGGAACGATTTTGTACCTGCCCGTCCTCGTCGACGGCGCGAACTTCTCAACGGGCGACGCACACTTCGCGCAAGGTGATGGTGAATCGTGCGGGGCCGCGATCGAGATGGCCGCAACCGTGCACGCGCGCTTCGAAGTACTCAAAGGTGAAGCAAAGCGCCGCGAGCAGCGCGAGCCATCATATTCCGGAGCGTACGCGCACGATAGGGTTCGCGCGCCCGGTAAACCGTACTACGCCACGACCGGTTCGGCTGAGGAAATGAGCCTGGCCGCGCGCAGCGCCCTGCTGGCGATGATCGCATACCTCGTGGACGCACGCGGTTTCACGCAGGACCAGGCCTACTGCATTTGCAGCGTTGCCGTCGATTTGCATGTCAGCCAAATCGTCGACATGCCGAACTTCACCGTCTCGGCGTTCCTACCGCTCGATATTTTCACCCGGTAG
- a CDS encoding SRPBCC family protein has protein sequence MSSATQLPSNAIGMSFPRHFYVDYDTEVVSTIFEITVKEDKILVDNVQKGINSSVYTPGLVVASEPFVAEFDRWYLHHLPGENIER, from the coding sequence ATGAGCAGCGCCACTCAATTGCCTTCGAATGCGATCGGAATGTCATTTCCGCGGCATTTCTACGTCGATTATGATACCGAGGTCGTTTCGACCATCTTTGAGATAACGGTCAAAGAGGATAAGATTCTCGTCGACAATGTCCAAAAAGGGATTAACTCGTCAGTTTACACGCCGGGTTTAGTGGTTGCGTCGGAACCCTTTGTGGCTGAATTCGATCGCTGGTATTTGCACCATCTACCGGGTGAAAATATCGAGCGGTAG
- a CDS encoding peptide ABC transporter substrate-binding protein, translated as MSIEPTSLNPLLVTGQLSPFVSELFYSYLFIRDARGRPVPEAATEVPTIENGGLSRDGLRITYHLKPGIRWQDGVPLTASDCVFTFHAIMNPKTNLPVREGYTEIASVTAPNRTTIVVRLRHPFANFVPAFLSLDTNYPILPAHIWEKYPDLNQADFSTHLVGSGPFKLVTWHHGDRLEVAANDDYFQGRPAISHMTFKFIPAETTIVNELRTHEIDMAPDLLDPLLIEQLQNINGLKVVLTPMLGFDAVLLNTASLTSPQLRLAIIEALNIPFIVNRATQGQFHSRNALRGYWGETYSGATSLSFNPAAARSTLDRLGWRTGADGIRTKNGQRLQLTLISSTGSLIQSIIATQIQGQLRSVGIPLNVRMYNRIQFFEPPPDGPLFGGKFDLALNTFVNSPLEEGLTFTCAQRPPAGFNFTRLCDAALDSAYEASLRAFDPVALERTNDAMQQALDRGAAFVALYQLQNIAVLSSGVGGYEPSNESPWVNMWKWSKTSRN; from the coding sequence ATGAGCATTGAGCCAACGTCGCTCAACCCACTCCTCGTCACCGGCCAGTTGTCGCCCTTCGTCTCGGAACTCTTCTACTCGTATCTCTTCATTCGAGACGCACGGGGAAGGCCGGTGCCCGAGGCGGCGACCGAGGTTCCGACGATCGAGAACGGGGGCCTATCGCGCGACGGATTGCGAATAACGTACCACCTCAAGCCGGGAATACGTTGGCAAGACGGCGTTCCTTTGACCGCATCGGATTGCGTCTTCACGTTTCACGCAATCATGAATCCGAAGACCAATTTGCCGGTGCGAGAGGGCTACACCGAGATAGCTTCGGTCACGGCCCCGAATCGTACGACCATCGTTGTTCGTCTGCGGCATCCCTTTGCGAATTTCGTGCCCGCTTTTCTCTCGCTCGACACGAACTATCCGATATTGCCCGCGCATATTTGGGAGAAGTATCCAGACTTAAATCAAGCCGATTTCTCAACGCACCTGGTCGGTTCAGGTCCATTTAAGCTGGTGACCTGGCACCACGGCGATCGCCTCGAGGTTGCCGCAAACGATGATTATTTTCAGGGGCGTCCGGCGATCTCGCATATGACGTTTAAGTTCATACCGGCAGAGACGACGATCGTTAACGAACTGCGAACGCACGAAATTGACATGGCGCCGGATCTTCTGGATCCACTCCTTATCGAGCAGCTTCAAAACATCAATGGACTAAAGGTTGTCCTGACGCCGATGTTAGGATTCGATGCCGTTCTCCTGAACACCGCGTCGCTTACGAGTCCTCAACTGCGCTTGGCTATCATTGAAGCGCTCAACATCCCGTTTATTGTGAATAGAGCGACCCAAGGCCAATTTCACTCACGCAACGCACTGCGCGGGTATTGGGGAGAAACGTATTCGGGAGCGACGAGCCTGTCGTTCAATCCGGCGGCGGCTCGGTCGACGCTTGACAGGCTAGGATGGCGTACGGGCGCAGACGGCATTCGCACGAAAAACGGTCAGCGACTTCAACTCACCCTCATCAGCTCGACCGGGTCCCTAATCCAGAGCATTATCGCAACCCAGATTCAAGGCCAACTTCGTAGCGTTGGAATTCCGCTAAATGTTCGCATGTACAATCGAATCCAGTTCTTTGAACCACCACCCGATGGGCCGCTCTTCGGCGGCAAATTCGATCTTGCGCTCAACACGTTCGTAAACTCTCCGCTCGAAGAGGGTTTGACGTTTACATGCGCACAGAGGCCCCCGGCCGGATTTAACTTCACGCGCCTCTGTGATGCTGCGTTGGATTCCGCGTACGAAGCGAGCCTACGAGCGTTCGATCCGGTCGCCTTGGAGCGTACCAACGACGCAATGCAGCAGGCGCTCGATCGAGGTGCAGCTTTTGTTGCGCTATATCAGTTGCAAAACATCGCCGTTCTCTCGAGCGGCGTGGGCGGCTATGAACCCTCCAACGAGTCGCCGTGGGTCAACATGTGGAAATGGTCGAAAACCTCACGAAACTGA
- a CDS encoding CocE/NonD family hydrolase: MSFAVKWNSRIPIRDGALLSASIYHPADMGVHPTIVVMTPYGVDRTHAKSRYFAEHGLNVVVVDVRGRGESDGVFEPHVHERHDSSDVIEWSANQSWCDGNVAMWGGSYLGMAQWLAAAERPSHLRTIAPCVPSMAGIDHPAVGGSFTPFYVQWLALTGGRSPQFNAIDDQDYWLDVYRRLYLEHRPFGELANLSGNQSRIFDTWIAHQTMDAYWDLQVPSTAEFEAITMPVLTIGGLYDDALVATVEYYTRHNAAAGGVAPAHHLLLGPWDHAGAQNPRPEVGGLKFAKALLDLNALHVAWYQWIMQGREKPSLMEHRVVYYVTGEESWRTADRIEDVTQSRKTLFLHSRNGQANDVFYSGRLDETDSASPAATYQNDPLDTRPADLIGPIDLVTPITLFDQTLALNTFGNGLIYHTDPLPEAMFLAGFIEIHLWIALDVPDADFRVSLYQILPTGESLILGETLLRARYRRSFREAEFPEPGVPIEYVFDRLAFQSRLIARYSRFRFVVSSPNTPYNQKNYNSGGDVMWETAADARVANVTVFHKPPHASYILLPVGNPNTTVISDDVLREWMQ; encoded by the coding sequence GTGAGCTTCGCGGTCAAGTGGAATTCTCGCATTCCGATACGCGACGGCGCGTTGCTTTCTGCATCTATCTATCATCCTGCAGATATGGGCGTCCATCCGACGATCGTCGTTATGACACCTTACGGTGTCGATCGTACGCACGCAAAGAGTCGCTACTTTGCCGAGCACGGGCTAAATGTTGTCGTTGTCGACGTCCGAGGACGCGGAGAATCTGACGGAGTCTTTGAGCCGCATGTCCATGAACGGCACGACAGTAGTGATGTTATCGAGTGGAGCGCAAACCAATCGTGGTGCGACGGGAACGTCGCAATGTGGGGAGGTTCCTACCTCGGCATGGCTCAGTGGCTTGCTGCAGCTGAACGTCCCAGTCATCTCCGGACGATTGCTCCGTGCGTGCCGTCCATGGCGGGCATTGACCATCCTGCTGTCGGCGGAAGCTTCACACCGTTCTACGTCCAGTGGTTGGCATTAACGGGAGGACGTTCGCCTCAATTCAACGCGATCGACGATCAAGATTATTGGCTGGACGTCTATAGGCGCTTGTATCTCGAACACCGACCCTTCGGCGAACTCGCAAACCTATCCGGGAATCAGTCTCGGATCTTTGATACGTGGATTGCGCATCAGACCATGGACGCATACTGGGATCTGCAGGTTCCGTCGACAGCCGAATTTGAGGCAATCACAATGCCGGTCTTGACGATCGGCGGCTTATACGACGATGCCTTGGTTGCAACCGTGGAGTATTACACGCGACATAACGCCGCTGCGGGCGGCGTAGCACCCGCTCACCATCTCCTCCTCGGTCCGTGGGATCACGCCGGCGCTCAAAACCCGCGGCCCGAAGTAGGCGGTCTGAAATTTGCGAAGGCGTTGCTCGATCTCAATGCTTTGCACGTGGCCTGGTATCAATGGATCATGCAAGGACGCGAAAAGCCGTCACTTATGGAGCATCGCGTCGTTTATTACGTGACCGGCGAGGAGTCATGGCGTACCGCGGATCGAATCGAAGATGTCACCCAATCGCGAAAGACCCTATTCTTACATTCTCGGAATGGTCAGGCAAATGACGTTTTCTATTCCGGGCGCCTCGACGAAACCGATTCCGCATCGCCGGCGGCGACCTATCAAAACGACCCGTTAGACACGCGTCCTGCCGACCTTATCGGACCAATTGATTTAGTTACACCGATAACATTGTTCGATCAAACACTCGCGCTGAACACCTTTGGAAATGGGTTGATATACCACACCGACCCACTGCCGGAGGCGATGTTCTTAGCCGGCTTTATCGAGATCCATCTCTGGATTGCGCTCGACGTGCCGGACGCCGATTTTCGCGTCTCGCTGTATCAAATTCTTCCGACCGGTGAAAGCCTAATTCTTGGGGAGACATTGCTTCGCGCACGCTATCGCCGGTCGTTCAGAGAGGCCGAGTTTCCGGAACCCGGCGTACCGATCGAGTACGTGTTCGACCGGCTGGCATTTCAGTCACGGCTCATTGCGCGGTATAGCCGTTTCCGCTTCGTCGTCTCAAGCCCGAACACGCCTTACAATCAAAAAAATTATAACTCAGGCGGTGACGTCATGTGGGAGACTGCGGCCGATGCGCGTGTCGCGAATGTGACCGTGTTTCACAAGCCGCCACATGCAAGCTACATTCTTCTGCCTGTTGGAAACCCAAACACTACGGTAATCTCGGATGACGTCTTGCGCGAATGGATGCAGTAA
- a CDS encoding FAD-dependent oxidoreductase, translating to MHVVVVGGGAIGMSIAYSLSRRGAEVTVLDANEIGHGASFGNAGLVVPSYGLPLANFANAMEGLRSLLRLHSQIDVRLPLDSSSLGWIVRFLLSTRKTIVDRGLAILAGFSQRSLALYDELLADAPADVDFAKFGTMYASLSSRSQNRMVSLAGRLKRVGVSSVVFNGNEARAHEPTLSSNVVGAVWYPDDRRLQPLNFVRMLAERAVKHGTEVIKTRAVGIALEEKRARGVQTEARLIEADRVVIAAGCWSTFVARSVGLDIPMQPAKGYSFDIRLERNPRTALLFCEEHVSLTPLNDVTRATTGHDFHGYDPSIDPRRLDKIHKACKLYLEGPSIIHEGEPWSGFRPLTPDGLPIIGSSSRIENLAFATGHAGLGITLAPATGEAIAGDLLDGVAELPNEMLPGRFGL from the coding sequence ATGCACGTCGTAGTCGTTGGCGGGGGAGCCATCGGCATGTCGATCGCGTATTCCCTTAGTAGGCGTGGTGCGGAGGTGACCGTTCTTGACGCGAATGAGATCGGCCACGGAGCGTCATTCGGAAATGCGGGCCTCGTCGTCCCAAGCTACGGGTTGCCGCTTGCAAACTTTGCGAACGCAATGGAAGGCCTCCGTTCTCTTTTGCGCCTGCACTCGCAGATCGATGTGCGGCTGCCGCTCGACAGCAGCTCGTTGGGGTGGATCGTCAGGTTTCTTCTCTCAACGCGAAAGACGATCGTCGACAGAGGGCTCGCGATCCTGGCGGGTTTCTCGCAACGAAGTCTCGCTCTCTACGATGAGCTTCTTGCCGATGCGCCGGCGGACGTCGATTTCGCGAAGTTTGGGACCATGTACGCGTCTCTCAGCAGTCGATCGCAGAATCGGATGGTATCGCTCGCAGGCCGCCTCAAGCGGGTCGGGGTCTCTTCAGTCGTTTTCAATGGAAACGAAGCTCGCGCCCACGAGCCAACACTTTCAAGTAACGTGGTCGGAGCCGTCTGGTATCCCGATGATCGACGTCTGCAACCCTTGAATTTTGTGCGAATGCTGGCCGAGCGTGCCGTCAAGCACGGCACTGAGGTCATAAAGACGCGAGCAGTCGGGATTGCGCTCGAAGAAAAGCGGGCCCGAGGGGTTCAAACGGAGGCGAGGTTGATTGAGGCGGATCGCGTCGTCATCGCAGCCGGATGTTGGAGCACATTCGTTGCCCGAAGTGTTGGCTTAGATATTCCGATGCAGCCCGCTAAGGGCTACAGTTTCGACATCCGACTAGAACGGAATCCACGCACTGCGTTGCTGTTCTGTGAGGAACACGTGTCACTGACTCCACTCAATGATGTAACTCGTGCTACCACAGGCCACGACTTTCACGGATATGACCCGAGTATCGATCCTCGGCGGCTCGATAAGATACATAAAGCCTGTAAATTATATCTCGAGGGCCCTTCGATTATCCACGAAGGTGAACCGTGGTCGGGTTTCCGACCCCTCACACCCGATGGACTGCCGATCATTGGATCGTCAAGCCGGATCGAGAACCTGGCTTTCGCAACGGGACATGCAGGTTTGGGAATCACTCTTGCACCGGCAACGGGTGAAGCAATTGCCGGCGACCTTTTGGACGGTGTCGCTGAGCTACCGAATGAAATGCTTCCGGGGCGATTCGGCCTGTGA